GGCAGCGCGAAGGCGGCGCGCAGCGGTCCCACGACGCTGATCGTCTGCCGCGCCGGCGAACCCCACGCGGCCGATATCGCGCGCGTCAGCCGCAACCTGCGGCGCGTCGCGGTTACCGACGACGGCGCGCTCGACGTCAAGGACGTGCTGCGCTTCGACCGGATGATTTTCACGACGGCGGCGTACGACGCGCTATCGGAACGGCTCGATGCCGGAAAGGAGCGCCGCAATGGAAGCGCGTGAAGTGATCGTCGCCCCGCGGATCACGGAGAAGGCGATGGCGGACGCGCTCGCGCAGCAGTACACGTTCGTCGTCAATCCGCATGCGACGAAGACGCAGATCCGGCACGCGATCGAAGAGATTTTCAAGGTGAACGTGCTGCGCGTCAATACCGTCCACGTTCGCGGCAAGAAGCGCACGTTCGCGCGCCGCGGCCGCCGGACGACCGGCAAGCAGAGCGATTACAAGAAGGCGATCGTGACGATCAAGGCCGGCCAGAAGATCGAGCTGGGCGGAGTGAACTATTTTGAACAGTAGGCTCTCATGGCAGTAAAGAAATACCGGCCGACGTCGCCGGGCAAGCGGTTCGTGACGACGATCGACTTCTCCGAGTTGTCGAAGGTTGCCCCGGAGCGTTCGCTCGTCGAGGTGCGCAAGAAGCACGCCGGGCGCAACAATAACGGCCACATCACGGTGAGGCATCGAGGCGGCGGGACGCGCCGGCTCTATCGCATCGTGGATTTCAAGCGCGGCAAGGACGGCATTCCGGCGAAGATCGCGACGATCGAGTACGATCCGAACCGGTCGTGCCGGATCGCGCTGTTGAACTACCGCGACGGCGAGAAGCGCTATATCCTAGCGCCGCTCGGCTTGCAGGTCGGCGAGATCGTCGAATCGGGCCCGAACGCGGATATCAAGATCGGAAACTCGCTGCCGATCAAGAACATTCCCGTCGGCACGGTCA
The nucleotide sequence above comes from Candidatus Binatia bacterium. Encoded proteins:
- the rplW gene encoding 50S ribosomal protein L23; this translates as MEAREVIVAPRITEKAMADALAQQYTFVVNPHATKTQIRHAIEEIFKVNVLRVNTVHVRGKKRTFARRGRRTTGKQSDYKKAIVTIKAGQKIELGGVNYFEQ
- the rplB gene encoding 50S ribosomal protein L2, which codes for MAVKKYRPTSPGKRFVTTIDFSELSKVAPERSLVEVRKKHAGRNNNGHITVRHRGGGTRRLYRIVDFKRGKDGIPAKIATIEYDPNRSCRIALLNYRDGEKRYILAPLGLQVGEIVESGPNADIKIGNSLPIKNIPVGTVIHNIELRPGEGGKLVRSAGVSAQLMAKEDAYSQVRMPSGEVRKIHIECRATIGQLGNVDHENQVIGKAGRMRHMGKRPSVRGIAMNPVDHPHGGGEARSTSGRPPTTPWGQMTMGKKTRRNKRTSKMIVRRRGSK